The proteins below come from a single Sander vitreus isolate 19-12246 chromosome 15, sanVit1, whole genome shotgun sequence genomic window:
- the syngr3a gene encoding synaptogyrin-3a: MDGVGSFGAGRAGSTIDPIAFAKQPQTILRVLSWIFSLVVFASIVNEGYVNMGSERLHCVFNKNADACNYGVFVGLVGLMACSFFFLLDYKFSSISSVKDRKKAIMLEIGFSGSWAFLYFVSFCFLANQWSRTTADELPLNQGADAARAAIAFSFFSIITWAGLTVRAVQKYLLGTDMTLFTTEHMDGGAPTQPYPSNSPVGATTETTETYQSPPFTENNAAPTYQVPIY; this comes from the exons ATGGACGGAGTGGGATCGTTCGGAGCTGGCCGGGCCGGGTCCACTATCGACCCGATTGCCTTCGCCAAACAGCCGCAGACCATCCTCAGAGTGCTGTCCTGG ATATTTTCCCTGGTGGTTTTCGCCTCCATCGTGAACGAGGGTTATGTCAACATGGGCAGCGAGCGTCTCCACTGCGTCTTCAATAAGAACGCAGACGCGTGCAACTACGGTGTGTTCGTGGGCCTGGTGGGCTTGATGGCGTGCTCCTTCTTCTTCCTGCTCGACTACAAGTTCTCCTCCATCAGCTCTGTCAAAGACAGGAAGAAGGCTATAATGCTTGAGATCGGCTTCTCAG GCTCCTGGGCCTTCCTGTACTTTGTAAGTTTCTGCTTCCTGGCCAATCAGTGGTCTCGAACCACGGCTGATGAGCTGCCACTCAACCAGGGGGCAGATGCAGCCCGGGCTGCAATCgccttctctttcttctccatAATCACCTGG GCTGGTCTAACAGTGCGTGCGGTCCAGAAGTATCTGCTTGGCACAGACATGACTCTGTTCACCACGGAGCACATGGATGGCGGCGCGCCCACCCAGCCTTACCCCTCCAACTCACCGGTTGGCGCTACCACTGAGACCACAGAGACCTACCAGAGCCCACCATTCACCGAGAACAACGCAGCACCCACATACCAGGTTCCCATTTACTAG